From the Anaerohalosphaeraceae bacterium genome, one window contains:
- a CDS encoding monomeric [FeFe] hydrogenase: protein MNGDNNVQRNKRRLLIETAALAFRGRLAEEIDALPVKLFPKGSTPTRCCIYKSRAITRYRLMAVLGYSTQDETDECTPLSEYVRRAEESRPRGGAILTVINEACSACLKGRHYVTNVCRGCVARPCVTNCPKQAVQIISGRARIDEERCVNCGLCLQQCPYHAIVYVPIPCEEACPVGAICKGPDGHEQIDEDKCIDCGKCLQACPFAAIAERSQMVEVIRRLREQKPIAALLAPAVAGQFPQEFSKLVSALLKMGFTRVVEVAAGAEMTARHESRELQEKIGAGQAFLTSSCCPAYVQAVRKHIPALAPFVSQTPSPMHFTARQVKQQQPDMLTVFIGPCIAKRREAADNPYIDYVLTTDELGAMLVAAGIELADCPPAEWTESPLPQARAFAVSGGVAETLRAVSPEPDAVRPMLIDGLDKKSLKLLSLLPARGTGGANFVEVMSCSGGCVAGPCNISQPKTAARKVRDFAGQQSPAARAVS, encoded by the coding sequence ATGAACGGCGATAACAATGTTCAGCGAAACAAACGGCGTCTTCTGATTGAAACAGCGGCGCTGGCCTTTCGGGGCCGCCTGGCGGAGGAAATTGATGCCCTGCCGGTCAAACTGTTCCCGAAAGGTTCGACGCCGACGCGCTGCTGCATTTACAAATCCCGTGCGATTACCCGATACCGGCTGATGGCCGTGCTCGGATACAGCACGCAGGACGAAACGGACGAATGCACGCCGCTGTCCGAGTATGTTCGGCGGGCCGAAGAATCCCGGCCCCGAGGCGGTGCGATTCTGACCGTCATTAACGAGGCCTGCAGCGCCTGTCTGAAAGGCCGCCACTATGTCACCAATGTCTGCCGCGGCTGCGTTGCCCGCCCCTGTGTGACCAACTGCCCCAAACAGGCGGTGCAAATCATCAGCGGCCGGGCCCGAATCGATGAAGAACGGTGCGTCAACTGCGGCCTGTGCCTCCAGCAGTGCCCCTACCACGCCATCGTCTATGTGCCGATTCCCTGTGAAGAGGCCTGCCCGGTCGGGGCGATATGCAAGGGCCCGGACGGGCACGAACAGATTGACGAGGACAAATGCATCGACTGCGGCAAGTGCCTGCAGGCCTGCCCGTTTGCCGCAATTGCGGAGCGCTCCCAGATGGTAGAGGTCATCCGCCGGCTGCGCGAGCAGAAGCCCATCGCCGCGCTGCTGGCTCCGGCCGTAGCCGGCCAGTTTCCTCAGGAGTTTTCCAAATTGGTCAGCGCTCTATTGAAAATGGGCTTTACCCGGGTGGTGGAGGTAGCCGCCGGAGCGGAGATGACCGCCCGACACGAAAGCCGCGAGCTGCAGGAAAAGATAGGCGCCGGACAGGCCTTTCTGACCAGCAGCTGCTGTCCGGCGTATGTGCAGGCCGTCCGCAAACATATCCCCGCGCTGGCTCCGTTTGTCTCCCAGACACCCTCGCCGATGCATTTTACGGCCCGGCAGGTCAAACAGCAGCAGCCGGATATGCTGACGGTTTTCATCGGTCCGTGCATTGCCAAACGCCGCGAGGCTGCGGACAACCCGTACATTGATTATGTCCTGACTACCGATGAGCTGGGGGCCATGCTCGTGGCGGCGGGCATCGAACTGGCTGATTGTCCGCCCGCGGAATGGACCGAAAGCCCGCTGCCCCAGGCCCGCGCCTTTGCCGTCAGCGGCGGCGTGGCCGAAACCCTTCGCGCCGTCAGCCCGGAGCCGGACGCCGTCCGTCCGATGCTGATAGACGGGCTGGACAAAAAGTCGCTCAAACTGCTGTCCCTTCTGCCGGCCCGCGGCACCGGAGGGGCCAATTTCGTCGAAGTGATGAGCTGTTCCGGCGGCTGCGTAGCCGGGCCGTGCAACATCAGCCAGCCCAAAACCGCCGCCCGAAAGGTTCGCGACTTTGCGGGCCAGCAAAGTCCGGCTGCACGAGCCGTTTCCTGA
- a CDS encoding NAD(P)H-dependent oxidoreductase subunit E: MKPLTITICTGTTCYVMGSGYLLSIQEQIESACSRPVEIVGSSCLGLCKDGQYGRAPFVQIGSTVIAEATAEKIIETLKQQTARNSMEQI; this comes from the coding sequence ATGAAACCGCTTACGATTACCATCTGTACGGGAACGACCTGCTATGTGATGGGGTCCGGCTATCTGCTGTCCATTCAGGAGCAGATTGAGTCGGCCTGCTCAAGGCCGGTAGAGATTGTCGGCTCCTCCTGCCTGGGGCTGTGCAAAGACGGCCAGTACGGCCGCGCCCCCTTTGTGCAGATCGGCTCAACAGTCATTGCCGAGGCCACGGCGGAAAAAATTATCGAAACTCTCAAACAACAGACTGCCCGCAATTCCATGGAGCAGATATGA
- a CDS encoding SpoIIE family protein phosphatase: MNNRFFIEVDCARQNKHGQGAPGDVFLSQRDPDEGRIVCVLADGLGSGIKANVLATLTATMALKYVRSDMDICKAAGVIMSTLPVCSERKIGYSTFTIADIRPDGHIRMMEYDNPPAVLLEGPTVLPLEKKPMEIETAHLGRRPLFYSAFQVRQEMRLVLFSDGLSQAGMGRPRTPLGWTQERAVDFLREQIRRTPDISARQLCRAAVTEALRQDQFQAQDDISCAVIYFRRPRRLLVVTGPPIDARKDPLLAARVAEFDGRKVICGGTTANLIARELGRTVQVDLSFLDPEIPPVSTLEGVDLVTEGTLTMSRTAQLLEQNQEPDTSRPNAAVRLMNILLESDQIEFVVGTKINEAHQDPNLPVELDIRRNLIRRIVWLLNEKYMKQASIEFI, encoded by the coding sequence ATGAACAACCGCTTTTTTATCGAAGTGGACTGTGCACGGCAGAACAAACACGGCCAGGGGGCCCCGGGCGATGTCTTTCTGTCCCAGCGGGACCCGGACGAGGGCCGTATTGTCTGTGTGCTGGCCGACGGGCTGGGCAGCGGTATCAAGGCCAATGTCCTGGCAACCCTGACGGCCACGATGGCCCTCAAGTATGTCCGCTCGGATATGGACATCTGCAAGGCCGCCGGTGTGATTATGTCCACGCTGCCGGTCTGCAGCGAACGAAAAATCGGCTACTCGACGTTCACCATCGCCGACATTCGCCCGGACGGGCACATCCGGATGATGGAATACGACAATCCGCCGGCGGTTCTGCTGGAGGGACCGACCGTCCTGCCGCTGGAGAAAAAACCGATGGAAATTGAAACGGCCCATCTCGGACGCCGTCCGCTTTTCTACAGCGCCTTTCAGGTCCGGCAGGAAATGCGTCTGGTGCTGTTTTCCGACGGGCTGTCGCAGGCGGGGATGGGACGGCCCCGCACGCCGCTGGGCTGGACGCAGGAAAGGGCCGTCGATTTTCTCCGGGAACAGATTCGCCGTACGCCGGATATTTCCGCCCGACAGCTTTGCCGCGCGGCCGTGACGGAAGCCCTCCGCCAGGACCAGTTCCAGGCCCAGGACGATATCAGCTGTGCGGTGATTTATTTCCGCCGGCCCCGAAGACTCCTGGTTGTCACCGGACCGCCGATTGACGCCCGAAAAGACCCTCTGCTGGCGGCCCGAGTCGCCGAATTTGACGGACGCAAGGTCATCTGCGGCGGCACAACCGCCAACCTTATCGCCCGCGAGCTGGGCCGAACCGTCCAGGTGGACTTGAGCTTCCTGGACCCGGAGATTCCGCCCGTCTCAACGCTCGAAGGTGTGGACCTGGTCACGGAAGGCACCCTGACGATGTCCAGAACCGCTCAGCTGCTCGAACAAAATCAGGAGCCCGACACGAGCCGGCCGAACGCCGCCGTGCGGCTGATGAATATTCTGCTCGAGAGCGACCAAATTGAATTTGTCGTGGGAACCAAAATCAACGAGGCCCATCAGGACCCGAATCTGCCGGTTGAGCTGGATATCCGGCGCAACCTCATCCGGCGGATTGTCTGGCTGCTCAATGAAAAATATATGAAACAGGCCTCGATTGAATTTATTTGA
- a CDS encoding [Fe-Fe] hydrogenase large subunit C-terminal domain-containing protein has product MNPLHPIYTETTRCQDCYKCLRQCPVKAIDIRNGHASVMPEMCVLCGSCVQTCPMSAKRVRSDLERAKLLLRLKKQVIASIAPSFAAEFPQLQPAQLAAALKALGFAAVSETALGAEEVSAAAARMMETEGGLAISSACPVVVELIHRYYPQYSPAVCRMLSPVLAHCKLLRGEYGPDIGIVFFSPCIAKKIESDRNPDLLDVALTFSELRQWLQEEGIDPAAAEPQAEDGFVPRLARDGSLYPIDGGMLAGIRSNSPVTSRHLMAFSGMSAIQRALEDLQELGGEEPLFLELLACEGGCINGPQISNPGRTVVKRTRIINTFENRRDLPEPPAGLAIEHRWRLEPVRQSCYSPEQIQEALKRVGKFGPEDELNCGGCGYDSCRQFARALLDGRAEETMCMGYMRQLAQKQADALLRAMPSGVVIVDEHLQILESNRRFSELMGPEAVRAYEARPHLTGAALHKIVPFADLFAQVLQSGAATLEKEVKVGKTIYHVTLFTIEKHRRIGGIIQDVTLPTVRKEQIINKAREVISRNLETVQKIAYLLGENAAESEVILNSIVEMFQPAADAKPRPSDEP; this is encoded by the coding sequence ATGAATCCGCTTCATCCCATTTATACGGAAACAACCCGATGCCAGGACTGCTACAAATGCCTGCGGCAGTGTCCGGTCAAGGCCATTGACATCCGCAACGGCCATGCGAGTGTGATGCCGGAGATGTGCGTGCTGTGCGGCTCCTGCGTGCAGACCTGCCCGATGAGCGCCAAACGCGTTCGCAGCGACCTGGAGCGGGCCAAACTGCTCCTGCGTCTGAAAAAACAGGTGATTGCATCGATTGCCCCCAGTTTTGCCGCCGAATTTCCGCAGCTTCAGCCGGCCCAGCTGGCTGCGGCCCTGAAGGCCCTCGGATTTGCCGCCGTCAGTGAAACGGCTCTCGGGGCCGAAGAGGTCAGTGCCGCCGCCGCACGGATGATGGAGACCGAAGGGGGTCTGGCCATTTCCTCCGCCTGTCCGGTAGTCGTCGAGCTGATTCATCGGTATTATCCGCAATACAGCCCCGCTGTCTGCCGGATGCTCAGCCCTGTGCTGGCCCACTGCAAGCTGCTCCGGGGCGAATACGGGCCGGATATCGGCATTGTTTTCTTCAGCCCCTGCATTGCCAAAAAAATCGAATCCGACCGCAACCCCGACCTGCTGGATGTGGCCCTAACCTTCAGCGAACTTCGCCAGTGGCTTCAGGAAGAGGGCATTGACCCGGCAGCCGCAGAGCCCCAGGCCGAGGATGGGTTTGTTCCCCGCCTGGCCCGGGACGGTTCGCTGTATCCGATAGACGGCGGGATGCTGGCCGGCATCCGCTCCAACAGCCCGGTGACCAGCAGGCATCTGATGGCCTTCAGCGGGATGTCCGCCATCCAAAGGGCCCTCGAAGACCTTCAGGAACTCGGCGGAGAAGAACCGCTCTTTCTGGAACTGCTGGCCTGTGAGGGCGGCTGCATCAACGGCCCGCAAATCAGCAATCCGGGCCGGACCGTCGTCAAACGAACCCGGATTATCAATACGTTTGAAAACCGCCGGGACCTGCCCGAACCGCCCGCCGGTCTGGCCATCGAGCACCGCTGGCGGCTCGAACCGGTTCGGCAGAGCTGCTATTCCCCTGAACAGATTCAGGAAGCCCTCAAGCGCGTCGGCAAATTCGGGCCGGAGGATGAACTGAACTGCGGCGGGTGCGGCTATGACAGCTGCCGACAGTTTGCCAGGGCCCTGCTGGACGGACGCGCCGAGGAAACGATGTGCATGGGCTATATGCGGCAGCTGGCGCAGAAACAGGCCGATGCCCTGCTGCGGGCCATGCCCTCCGGGGTTGTCATTGTTGATGAGCACCTGCAGATTCTCGAAAGCAACCGGCGTTTTTCCGAACTGATGGGCCCGGAGGCCGTCCGCGCTTATGAAGCACGGCCGCATCTGACCGGCGCCGCCCTGCACAAAATCGTTCCGTTCGCCGACCTGTTTGCGCAGGTGCTTCAGAGCGGCGCCGCCACGCTCGAAAAAGAGGTCAAGGTCGGAAAAACCATCTATCACGTCACCCTGTTTACGATTGAAAAACACCGGCGCATCGGCGGCATCATTCAGGATGTGACGCTGCCGACCGTCCGGAAGGAACAGATTATCAACAAGGCGCGCGAAGTGATTTCCCGCAACCTCGAAACCGTCCAGAAAATTGCTTATCTGCTGGGAGAAAACGCCGCCGAGTCGGAAGTGATTCTGAATTCGATTGTGGAGATGTTTCAGCCTGCCGCGGATGCCAAACCGCGGCCTTCGGATGAACCATGA
- a CDS encoding (2Fe-2S) ferredoxin domain-containing protein — MMDERDIRKPVEVVFCMGSSCFSRGNGKTLSFIQNYLKENGLENQVHLRGVLCQGKCQNGPNITINGTFYQTTEPGVVIDLIRHHLAARPQ, encoded by the coding sequence ATGATGGATGAAAGAGACATAAGAAAACCTGTTGAGGTGGTCTTTTGTATGGGCAGCAGCTGCTTTAGCCGCGGCAACGGGAAAACCCTGTCTTTTATCCAGAACTACTTGAAAGAAAACGGTTTGGAAAACCAGGTCCATTTAAGAGGTGTGCTCTGTCAGGGAAAATGCCAAAACGGACCCAATATAACCATTAACGGCACCTTTTACCAAACGACTGAGCCCGGAGTTGTGATTGATTTGATTCGGCATCACCTTGCCGCTCGGCCGCAGTAA